A part of Polyangiaceae bacterium genomic DNA contains:
- a CDS encoding excinuclease ABC subunit UvrA translates to MLTTELKGARTHNLKSVDLSLVPGEIVVLTGVSGAGKSSLALDTLYAEGQRRFVESFSPYARQFLERLERPPMDSLEPVPAAVAVDRSAPVKSSRSSVATMADLEPYLSALFTRESLPVCPEHGSIGRLLDAAGAARVLAEDESLQGAEPILLGYVVNVASREHYLELREALAEAGLRRLFLKGELRKLDDVKPSEASKQRVAVVIDRIKPTPKELSRIAEGIELAFQRGNGSAWIGLPDGNERLLSSGYSCALCEDAGTPRRLEAPRPGLFSYESPLGACGECRGFGRVIGVDPDKVIPNPDLPLSKGVIRPWARGKSTTWERRELKKYCERVGVPWDKPWSKLSKEQQRLVLEGDGDWKRGHFPGVLGWFRWLETRTYKMHVRVFLSRYRAYDVCPSCNGKRLNAHALGYQVGGLNLAEWHALEIQHAHGRIAALATHSGQGELARSELESRLGYLHRVGLGYLTLDRQARSLSGGETQRVTLTAALGTSLHNALFVLDEPTVGLHALDIEPLTKLLRELADRGNAVVVVEHDPLLIAAADRVIELGPGAGEAGGHIVRDSRLTPKSTKAAKGTASKATSKAKSTKQKSAGKAKRASEETLLVADAGHSSYSFQAPAYERERRQATQWLELTGAAEHNLKGIDVRFPLGVVCAVTGPSGSGKSSLVEDVLGRAVQRALGDFDVPRPGAHTSLSGTEALKRVILVDQSPLGRTSRGNAATYTKAWDRVRALYAARPLAKANAIPPSAFSFNVDGGRCEACKGEGFETVEMQFLADVRLSCPVCGGKRFKPHVLAVEYAGVDIAQLLDTTVDDALVLFDSQKEIQRTLGPVSRLGLGYLRLGQPLSTLSGGEAQRLKLARALCERLDGALLILDEPSAGLHSHEVGLLLRALDDVLRAGGSVLLVDHDLEVIRAADWVIDLGPQGGAGGGEVVAVGAPQSLKRGATADALRLGAGSRVERIPAEPSRAVLSVERAREHNLRDVSVEIPHGKLCVVTGPSGSGKSSLAFDVIFAEGQRRFLETLTPYARQFLPTLPRPDVSRVEGVPPAVALEQRTSRAGSKSTVATVTEVAHYLRLLYAKLGVPHCPDHDSPIANLGFEQVLAEVSSQKGKFELLAPVIQARKGTYLDVFTTAQRSGIERALVDGKWIQTDTPPKLSRSKEHDIDLLLGSQLSAKDVTPELLRLALRWGKGAVRLLFASGEARLISQNSACPTCGLSVPELDPRFFSFNTKQGRCETCEGDGVLSEVRKVGRGKQARSEEVISECPECAGERLGPVPRSVRFSANGSGGVRYPELMNLSVRRAVAEVRTWKLSGDRARIGDAVVQELERRLSFLEEVGLDYLSLDRGARSLSGGEMQRLRLAAQLGSGLTGALYVLDEPTIGLHPRDTSRLVGNLKRLVEQGSTVLVVEHDEDTIRAADYLVDVGPGGGSHGGNIVAVGAPEHVLQQVDSPTAQSLREPPQLRQSIPVEMGAKDHKGKAPAKGKAKKDVSPAGAERTAADQQWLELLGASEHNLKAVDLKLPIGRLSVIAGVSGSGKSTLVRQVLLPALRQKLGLVAETPGAFKKLGDTGTLQRAISVDQSPIGRTPRSVPATFLGIFDDLRRLYAATPEAKVRGFDASRFSFNTPRGGRCTTCDGQGAITHEMSFLPDVITTCPACDGQRFEPSTLEIRYRDLSIGDVLNLSAEQAVAAFENHPRIIQPLRTLVDLGAGYVRLGQGSHTLSGGEAQRLKLAAELTEGARHQPTLYVLDEPTTGLHLRDVGRLVQVLGRLVERGDTLVVIEHHPHVIASADWIVELGPEGGEAGGELVAQGTPAQLRKRKTATGRVLAELLGR, encoded by the coding sequence ATGCTGACCACGGAGCTGAAAGGCGCTCGCACCCACAATCTCAAGTCCGTCGACCTGAGCTTGGTACCGGGAGAAATCGTGGTGCTCACCGGTGTCTCGGGAGCGGGTAAGAGCAGCTTGGCGCTGGATACCCTGTACGCCGAGGGGCAGCGTCGCTTCGTCGAGAGCTTCAGCCCCTACGCGCGCCAGTTTCTCGAACGACTCGAGCGCCCTCCGATGGACTCCCTCGAGCCGGTGCCCGCTGCAGTGGCCGTCGACCGCAGCGCGCCAGTGAAGAGCTCTCGATCTTCGGTGGCGACGATGGCGGACCTCGAGCCGTACCTCTCGGCGCTCTTCACGCGGGAGTCGCTGCCCGTGTGCCCCGAACATGGGAGTATCGGTCGCCTGCTGGACGCGGCGGGCGCGGCGCGGGTGCTCGCGGAAGACGAGAGCCTGCAAGGGGCTGAACCGATTCTGCTTGGCTACGTCGTCAACGTTGCCTCGCGGGAACACTACTTGGAGCTGCGGGAGGCGCTGGCCGAGGCCGGCTTGCGGCGACTGTTCTTGAAAGGCGAGCTCCGCAAGCTGGATGACGTCAAGCCAAGCGAAGCTTCCAAGCAGCGGGTCGCCGTCGTCATCGACCGCATCAAGCCGACGCCGAAGGAGCTTTCCCGTATCGCGGAAGGCATCGAGCTCGCATTTCAACGCGGCAACGGCAGTGCGTGGATTGGTCTGCCTGACGGCAACGAGCGGCTGCTCAGCTCCGGTTACAGCTGTGCGCTGTGCGAAGACGCCGGCACGCCTCGGCGCTTGGAGGCGCCGCGACCTGGCTTGTTCTCCTACGAGTCGCCGCTCGGTGCGTGTGGAGAGTGCCGGGGCTTTGGTCGGGTGATTGGTGTCGACCCAGACAAGGTGATCCCGAACCCCGACTTGCCACTCTCCAAGGGTGTCATCCGTCCCTGGGCGCGGGGCAAGTCCACCACATGGGAGCGTCGCGAGCTCAAGAAGTACTGCGAGCGCGTCGGTGTGCCTTGGGACAAGCCGTGGAGCAAGCTCAGCAAGGAGCAGCAGCGGCTGGTGCTCGAGGGCGACGGCGACTGGAAGCGAGGTCATTTCCCCGGGGTACTGGGATGGTTTCGCTGGCTCGAGACGCGCACCTACAAGATGCACGTGCGCGTGTTCCTCTCACGCTATCGCGCCTACGACGTGTGCCCCTCATGCAACGGCAAGCGCCTCAACGCCCACGCCCTTGGCTACCAGGTCGGAGGCTTGAACCTCGCGGAGTGGCACGCTCTCGAGATCCAGCACGCGCACGGACGCATCGCCGCGCTTGCGACCCACAGCGGCCAAGGGGAGCTTGCGCGAAGCGAGCTCGAGAGTCGCCTCGGCTACTTGCATCGTGTCGGCCTCGGTTACCTCACCCTCGATCGACAGGCGCGGAGCCTGAGCGGTGGGGAGACCCAGCGCGTGACGTTGACCGCCGCGCTCGGTACCAGCCTACACAACGCGCTGTTCGTCTTGGACGAACCGACGGTAGGGCTTCACGCCCTGGATATCGAGCCGCTGACCAAGTTGCTCCGGGAGCTCGCAGACCGCGGCAATGCCGTGGTGGTCGTGGAACACGATCCATTGCTGATCGCAGCCGCCGACCGCGTGATTGAGCTCGGCCCAGGGGCGGGTGAAGCTGGCGGTCACATCGTCCGCGATTCGCGCCTCACCCCCAAATCCACGAAGGCGGCCAAGGGGACTGCCAGCAAAGCTACAAGCAAGGCGAAGAGCACCAAGCAGAAATCTGCGGGGAAAGCTAAGCGCGCTTCAGAGGAAACCCTCCTGGTCGCTGACGCCGGCCACTCGAGCTACAGCTTCCAAGCACCAGCGTACGAGCGTGAGCGTCGTCAGGCGACCCAGTGGCTTGAACTCACGGGTGCAGCTGAGCACAACCTGAAGGGCATCGACGTTCGCTTTCCGCTTGGCGTCGTGTGTGCGGTCACCGGTCCGAGCGGCTCTGGCAAGAGCAGCCTGGTAGAAGACGTGCTGGGTCGCGCGGTGCAGCGCGCGTTGGGAGATTTCGATGTCCCGCGTCCTGGCGCGCACACCTCGCTCAGCGGTACAGAAGCGCTGAAGCGGGTGATCCTCGTGGATCAGTCGCCGCTCGGCCGCACCTCGAGAGGTAACGCTGCGACCTATACCAAGGCTTGGGATCGCGTGCGTGCGCTGTATGCGGCGCGACCCTTGGCCAAAGCGAACGCGATCCCCCCGAGCGCTTTCTCCTTCAATGTGGACGGCGGGCGTTGCGAGGCCTGCAAGGGGGAAGGCTTCGAGACGGTGGAGATGCAGTTCCTCGCGGATGTGAGGCTGTCTTGCCCAGTCTGTGGTGGCAAGCGCTTCAAGCCCCATGTGCTCGCCGTGGAGTATGCGGGCGTCGACATCGCGCAGCTGCTCGACACGACCGTGGACGATGCGCTCGTGCTGTTCGACTCGCAGAAGGAGATCCAGCGGACGCTGGGGCCGGTCTCCCGCTTGGGGCTCGGCTACTTGCGCCTCGGGCAGCCGCTCTCGACCCTGAGCGGCGGCGAGGCCCAGCGACTGAAGCTCGCACGGGCGCTATGTGAGAGGCTCGACGGTGCGCTCTTGATCCTGGATGAGCCGAGCGCTGGCCTGCACTCCCATGAGGTTGGTCTCCTGCTGCGCGCTCTGGACGACGTGCTGCGCGCTGGTGGCAGCGTGCTGCTCGTCGATCACGACCTTGAGGTGATCCGCGCGGCGGACTGGGTGATTGACCTGGGGCCCCAAGGCGGCGCGGGCGGTGGCGAAGTGGTTGCGGTGGGCGCGCCACAGAGCTTGAAGCGCGGTGCGACCGCCGACGCTTTGCGCCTCGGTGCGGGGAGCCGTGTCGAGCGAATCCCGGCGGAACCAAGTCGCGCGGTGCTCAGCGTGGAGCGCGCGCGGGAGCACAACCTGCGCGATGTGTCCGTGGAGATCCCCCACGGCAAGCTGTGCGTGGTCACCGGCCCGAGCGGCTCTGGTAAGAGCAGCCTGGCGTTCGATGTGATCTTCGCCGAGGGGCAGCGGCGCTTTTTGGAGACATTGACGCCCTACGCGCGGCAGTTCTTGCCCACGTTGCCACGCCCCGACGTGAGCCGCGTGGAGGGGGTGCCGCCCGCGGTGGCCCTCGAGCAGCGCACGAGCCGCGCGGGTTCGAAGAGCACCGTCGCGACGGTGACCGAAGTGGCCCACTACCTGCGGCTGCTCTACGCGAAGCTCGGCGTGCCCCATTGTCCAGACCACGACTCGCCGATCGCGAACCTTGGCTTCGAACAGGTGCTCGCCGAAGTGAGTTCCCAGAAGGGCAAGTTCGAGCTGTTGGCACCGGTGATTCAGGCGCGTAAAGGCACGTACCTCGACGTGTTCACGACCGCGCAGCGGAGCGGCATTGAGCGCGCGTTGGTCGACGGCAAGTGGATCCAGACGGATACGCCGCCCAAGCTGAGCCGCAGCAAGGAGCATGACATCGATTTGCTCTTGGGGAGCCAGCTCAGCGCCAAAGACGTCACGCCCGAGCTCTTGCGCTTGGCGCTCCGCTGGGGCAAAGGCGCGGTCAGGCTCCTTTTCGCGAGCGGCGAGGCGCGGCTGATCTCCCAGAACTCTGCCTGCCCGACGTGTGGGCTCTCGGTGCCGGAGCTCGACCCGCGCTTCTTCTCGTTCAACACCAAGCAGGGGCGCTGCGAGACCTGTGAAGGTGATGGGGTGCTGAGTGAGGTGCGCAAGGTAGGTCGTGGCAAGCAGGCGCGCAGCGAAGAGGTGATCTCCGAGTGTCCTGAGTGCGCCGGAGAGCGCCTCGGTCCGGTGCCGCGCTCCGTGCGCTTCAGCGCGAACGGCAGCGGCGGGGTGCGCTACCCGGAGCTGATGAACCTGTCAGTGCGTCGCGCAGTCGCGGAGGTGCGCACGTGGAAGCTCAGCGGTGACCGAGCCCGTATCGGTGACGCGGTGGTGCAAGAACTCGAGCGCCGTCTAAGTTTCCTTGAGGAAGTAGGTTTGGACTACCTGAGCCTGGATCGCGGCGCCCGTAGCCTGAGTGGGGGGGAGATGCAGCGTCTCCGCCTCGCGGCGCAGCTCGGCTCTGGCTTGACCGGCGCGCTCTACGTACTCGACGAACCGACGATTGGTCTCCACCCCCGAGACACGTCACGCCTCGTCGGCAACTTGAAGCGCCTGGTGGAGCAGGGGTCGACGGTGCTCGTCGTCGAGCACGATGAGGACACGATTCGAGCTGCTGACTACCTAGTCGATGTTGGACCAGGAGGTGGCTCCCATGGTGGCAACATCGTGGCGGTGGGCGCCCCGGAGCACGTGCTGCAGCAAGTCGACTCACCCACGGCGCAGAGCCTGCGCGAGCCACCCCAGCTTCGCCAGTCGATCCCTGTGGAAATGGGTGCGAAGGACCACAAGGGCAAGGCGCCTGCGAAGGGCAAGGCGAAGAAGGACGTCTCGCCGGCCGGCGCCGAGCGAACAGCCGCCGACCAGCAGTGGCTCGAGCTCTTGGGTGCTTCGGAGCACAACCTGAAGGCGGTCGACTTGAAGCTGCCCATCGGGCGCTTGAGCGTGATCGCTGGAGTGAGCGGCTCCGGCAAGAGCACGCTGGTGCGCCAGGTGCTGCTGCCGGCGCTGAGACAAAAGCTAGGCTTGGTCGCGGAGACGCCCGGTGCCTTCAAAAAGCTTGGAGACACGGGGACGCTACAGCGAGCGATCAGCGTGGATCAGTCGCCCATTGGCCGCACACCGCGCTCGGTGCCCGCGACGTTCCTCGGGATCTTCGACGACCTTCGACGCCTCTACGCGGCCACCCCGGAGGCGAAGGTGCGAGGCTTCGACGCGAGCCGCTTTTCCTTCAACACGCCCCGCGGCGGGCGCTGCACGACATGCGATGGGCAAGGCGCGATCACTCACGAGATGAGCTTCTTGCCCGACGTCATCACCACTTGTCCCGCGTGTGATGGTCAGCGCTTCGAGCCGTCCACGCTGG